The sequence below is a genomic window from Synechococcus sp. PCC 7335.
GACTGAGAAGGAACAACGTGAAGAATGGTAAGACGCGATCGCTTGATCCTAGGAATCTGCATCAGCACCTTCATCATCGCTCTGGTATTACCAATGCCTGAGTCAGCTAGCAAGATATTTTCGATCATAGGTTTAGCCTGGTCACTTCTAGCTCTGATTATCTCTACTTCCAGGAGATACTGACTCAAGTAGTAAACAACTATTGACGATTGAGATGTAATGGCAAAGATAGATAGTCCTAAATGGTTCGAGTATCCGATTAGAGTTCAGCCTCATCACACAGACTATGGCGGCGTAGTTTGGCATGGAGCATACATCACCTGGCTAGAATCAGCTCGTGTAGAGTGCCTACGCGCAGCAGATGTTCCCTTTGACCAGCTAGTAAGTTCAGGCTTTGACCTACCAGTAGTTGCACTAGAAGTTCGCTACCGACAACCGCTGACACTTGGAATGACCGCTATCGTCAGGACTCGACTAGCACCCGTAAAGGGGCTGCGATTGAACTGGCTATACGAGATTGTCACTGTCGACGCGAATGAGACTATTCAGGTATGTCTTACTGCTCAGGTGACCTTGGTTGCTGTGAGCGTACGCGATCGCAAAGTCATTCGCCAGCTACCAGCAGCCGTCAAAAAGATCATCGGCCAAATTTCTCAATATTTTAATGAGTAAGCGGAAGAAAGCGCAGGTT
It includes:
- a CDS encoding thioesterase family protein, encoding MAKIDSPKWFEYPIRVQPHHTDYGGVVWHGAYITWLESARVECLRAADVPFDQLVSSGFDLPVVALEVRYRQPLTLGMTAIVRTRLAPVKGLRLNWLYEIVTVDANETIQVCLTAQVTLVAVSVRDRKVIRQLPAAVKKIIGQISQYFNE